In one window of Chryseobacterium phocaeense DNA:
- a CDS encoding phage tail protein, producing the protein MKAEKITKKTAASRSSKKYFFGAKKKLRGALNKESKAVKKPAAAPKPVKKEEKDKKAKTPAESLRKPFKEIEATAKKYQKHKDPQKVSDEKYDAALLPSEQANTSVANRHHLDIIPDEKKEFKKSAFKEKLQKQINETIESKSDAKKVATNGVAKSDTDKISESLQKEKEAAGGEIESGTIEPPNKPLTPKNEITSQEPVALIQEKPESKTQTTQKANLAPVKKTEEETDFTKETKTLDDQYSQNNLSTEKLQNSNEPSFIAADGQKTESQAKAQELTNTYRKDENKAIAGTKSSNEKAMNAAYASMLQNNSEAKADVFSSQNAKSKEENATRETIRKGLDEIFTRTNTKVLEYFKTIDDYIEIVFGNKMSENLNKFSDRVADLLDENTGFFNELGAAVTGDELLSEKKIFDIAKKEFIENMQTPIDDLVKVVDNCLFLAAAEVKKGKAEKDKFWKQQPDKDKKIAGDIFDEANTKFEGLESSIESKQESIIDAVTEKFSAAMDELDSRFEKAKIENMSWLDRAIAAVKSVINTIIELKNAIQAVAKKAAKYAEAIIDDPITFFGNLADAVGQGFTNFKNNIDKHLIKGVLQWLTGSIGDEIILPKELNLEGITSLVLQILGISIKKIKQLVIDVIGQERFNFIEKGVDMAISAGNKILDIFRILNEKGLAGLWEFIKEEFSDLKEMLIENVKTFVVETITQKAMEYLLSLLIPGAGFIRAAQLLIKFVVTLFQKAAQIVKIIDGILDTFGDILNKNLSAVTQKVEDVFSNFLSLAISFLAAVLGLDGIVGKVQKFIQQKIRPKIDAVLKKIALKIKQIAEKIGLMKLIDKSMKAVEKGKAWVDDKKKKAKDTAKKYGEKLLNFLKIRKTFKSENGETHTLYFKGKDENVTLMVASNPKTFTDFLKQIGTVKGNKAKVKKDAETEFDALQTALSKKNMGATDEEYKTEQTKKYEKVTQHVTTLSNYMPPLFDIEGIGKFELNFGSLNKSGYGTKMEVKNLHKSTKPPIGSVPGVSNDSYDTLRKKRNGGSTYYILGHLLNHNLGGSGNDFRNLTPLTRKGNKDHNVDIEEKVKEDLKVGKVINYTVVPNYGSLNEVKRKPANLSAKKKIVVDAEEKTPVTVNYIFESWDKEKPTEKFSKTDSFNNETDFKNGTYED; encoded by the coding sequence ATGAAAGCAGAAAAAATAACGAAAAAGACAGCCGCTTCAAGAAGTTCTAAAAAATATTTTTTTGGAGCTAAAAAGAAACTGCGCGGTGCTTTAAACAAAGAAAGTAAAGCCGTTAAAAAACCTGCTGCTGCTCCCAAACCTGTAAAAAAAGAAGAAAAGGATAAAAAAGCTAAAACTCCCGCTGAATCTTTAAGAAAGCCCTTTAAAGAAATAGAAGCCACTGCAAAAAAATACCAGAAACACAAAGACCCGCAAAAGGTTTCAGATGAAAAGTATGATGCAGCACTTTTACCTTCGGAACAAGCCAATACATCCGTAGCAAACAGACATCATCTTGATATTATTCCTGACGAAAAAAAAGAATTTAAAAAATCTGCTTTTAAAGAAAAACTGCAAAAACAGATTAATGAAACGATAGAAAGTAAATCCGATGCAAAAAAAGTAGCAACAAACGGCGTGGCAAAATCTGATACGGATAAGATCTCAGAATCCTTGCAAAAAGAAAAAGAGGCAGCAGGAGGAGAAATAGAAAGCGGAACCATTGAACCTCCCAACAAACCCCTGACTCCGAAAAACGAAATTACCAGCCAGGAACCTGTTGCTTTGATTCAGGAAAAACCGGAATCCAAAACACAGACCACGCAAAAAGCCAATCTGGCTCCTGTAAAAAAAACAGAAGAGGAAACAGATTTCACGAAAGAAACCAAAACACTGGACGATCAGTATTCCCAAAACAATCTTTCTACGGAAAAACTGCAGAACAGCAATGAACCTTCCTTTATTGCGGCAGACGGGCAAAAAACCGAATCACAGGCTAAAGCACAGGAACTGACCAACACCTACAGGAAAGACGAAAATAAAGCCATTGCCGGTACCAAATCAAGCAATGAAAAAGCAATGAATGCAGCGTACGCTTCTATGCTGCAAAATAATTCTGAGGCTAAAGCTGATGTCTTTTCAAGTCAGAATGCTAAAAGTAAAGAGGAAAATGCGACAAGGGAAACAATAAGAAAAGGGCTGGACGAAATTTTTACGAGAACAAACACAAAGGTTTTAGAATATTTTAAAACCATTGATGATTATATTGAAATCGTCTTTGGAAACAAAATGTCTGAAAACTTAAACAAATTTTCTGACCGAGTTGCCGATCTGCTCGATGAAAATACAGGATTTTTTAACGAACTCGGAGCAGCAGTTACCGGAGATGAATTGCTGAGTGAAAAAAAGATCTTCGATATTGCCAAGAAAGAATTTATTGAAAACATGCAGACTCCTATCGATGATCTTGTAAAAGTTGTAGATAATTGCCTGTTTCTGGCCGCCGCCGAAGTGAAAAAGGGTAAAGCGGAGAAAGATAAATTCTGGAAACAGCAGCCGGATAAAGATAAAAAAATAGCAGGCGATATTTTCGATGAAGCCAATACGAAATTTGAAGGGCTGGAAAGCTCCATAGAAAGTAAACAGGAATCTATTATTGATGCTGTTACAGAGAAGTTCAGTGCTGCAATGGATGAGCTGGATTCCAGATTTGAAAAGGCCAAAATAGAAAATATGAGCTGGCTGGATCGTGCAATAGCCGCCGTAAAATCAGTCATCAATACCATTATTGAACTTAAAAATGCCATACAGGCGGTTGCTAAAAAGGCAGCAAAATACGCCGAAGCCATTATTGATGATCCCATCACTTTTTTTGGGAATCTTGCAGATGCAGTGGGACAGGGCTTTACCAACTTTAAAAATAATATAGACAAACATCTTATAAAAGGCGTTTTACAATGGTTAACGGGGTCAATTGGCGACGAAATTATTCTTCCGAAAGAGCTTAATTTAGAAGGGATCACAAGTCTGGTGCTTCAGATTTTAGGAATCAGTATTAAAAAAATCAAACAGCTTGTTATAGATGTTATTGGCCAGGAACGCTTTAATTTCATAGAAAAAGGAGTGGACATGGCCATTTCTGCGGGAAATAAAATACTTGATATTTTCAGAATTTTAAATGAGAAAGGCCTTGCCGGTTTGTGGGAATTTATCAAAGAAGAATTCAGTGATCTGAAAGAAATGCTGATAGAGAACGTAAAAACATTCGTGGTAGAAACCATCACCCAGAAAGCAATGGAATATTTGCTGTCATTACTGATTCCCGGAGCCGGATTTATCAGGGCTGCACAATTGCTGATAAAATTCGTGGTCACTTTATTTCAGAAAGCCGCTCAGATTGTCAAAATTATTGATGGAATTCTGGATACTTTCGGGGATATTTTAAATAAAAATCTTTCTGCAGTAACCCAAAAAGTAGAAGATGTTTTTAGTAATTTTCTTAGTCTTGCCATTAGTTTCCTGGCTGCAGTTCTCGGCCTGGATGGAATTGTAGGAAAAGTACAGAAATTTATTCAACAAAAAATAAGACCGAAAATTGATGCCGTTCTTAAAAAAATTGCCTTAAAGATCAAACAGATTGCAGAAAAAATCGGTTTGATGAAACTGATTGACAAATCCATGAAAGCTGTGGAAAAAGGCAAAGCCTGGGTAGATGACAAAAAGAAAAAAGCAAAAGATACGGCCAAAAAATATGGTGAAAAACTATTGAATTTCTTAAAAATACGAAAAACCTTCAAATCTGAAAATGGGGAAACGCATACCCTATATTTTAAAGGAAAAGATGAAAACGTAACTTTAATGGTAGCCAGTAATCCTAAAACGTTCACCGACTTTTTAAAACAAATAGGAACTGTAAAAGGGAACAAAGCTAAAGTTAAAAAAGATGCCGAAACAGAATTTGATGCATTACAGACTGCTTTATCGAAAAAAAACATGGGCGCTACAGATGAAGAATACAAAACCGAACAGACCAAAAAATACGAAAAAGTAACCCAGCATGTCACTACTTTAAGCAATTATATGCCGCCTCTTTTTGATATTGAAGGGATCGGAAAATTTGAATTAAATTTCGGATCTTTGAATAAAAGCGGATACGGAACCAAAATGGAAGTTAAAAATCTGCATAAATCTACAAAACCGCCTATCGGCTCTGTTCCGGGAGTTTCCAATGATTCTTATGATACCTTGCGTAAGAAAAGAAATGGAGGGTCTACCTATTATATTTTAGGACACTTGCTAAACCATAACCTGGGAGGAAGCGGGAATGATTTCAGAAATCTCACGCCGTTAACCCGTAAAGGAAACAAAGATCATAATGTGGATATTGAAGAAAAAGTAAAAGAAGATTTGAAGGTTGGGAAAGTAATTAATTATACTGTGGTACCTAATTATGGTTCGCTCAATGAAGTAAAAAGAAAACCTGCCAATTTATCTGCTAAAAAGAAAATTGTTGTAGATGCAGAAGAAAAAACTCCGGTAACGGTAAACTATATTTTTGAATCCTGGGATAAAGAGAAACCAACTGAAAAATTCTCTAAAACAGATTCATTTAATAATGAAACAGATTTTAAAAACGGTACTTACGAAGATTAG
- a CDS encoding ATP-binding protein — MPFKALKKYIISQLTDEKATENFDFQNSFSEALGRETSHEEAVVLLIALVPHVLPGFFDEVIKEVYPEGGDFPELGGIRTESHRGMLPTGETIQCILGGEDINSRLLIQQLFSQHHWFFKENILYLDDVKTGEPEMSGRIILTPETVHLLFFGEKLKPKFSIHFPAKEAHTNMEWADLVVNTTVHSQINQIKLWIKHHQTLMEDWGMKKQILPGFRALFYGPSGTGKTLTASLLGKEFNRDVYRIDLSQVVSKYIGETEKNLEKIFTLAENKNWILLFDEADALFGKRTNAKSSNDRYANQEVSYLLQRVESFNGLVILTSNFKNNIDDAFLRRFNIIVKFSKPTVEERIKLWNNMIPENISVDGDLINQLATNYELTGAQITSALMNSSLLAIEEQTDALSKDHLLWGIKAEYDKEERQFNPDC, encoded by the coding sequence ATGCCATTCAAAGCCCTTAAAAAATACATTATTTCTCAACTCACAGACGAAAAAGCCACTGAGAATTTCGATTTTCAGAATTCGTTTTCAGAAGCTCTGGGTAGAGAAACTTCGCATGAAGAAGCGGTGGTATTGCTGATTGCTTTGGTTCCCCATGTTTTGCCGGGTTTTTTCGATGAGGTGATCAAAGAAGTATATCCTGAAGGTGGAGACTTCCCGGAATTAGGCGGAATAAGAACAGAAAGCCACAGAGGAATGCTTCCAACCGGAGAAACCATACAGTGTATTTTAGGAGGAGAGGATATTAATAGCCGTCTGCTTATTCAACAGTTATTTTCGCAGCATCACTGGTTCTTCAAAGAAAATATTCTCTATCTGGATGATGTGAAAACCGGAGAACCTGAAATGAGCGGAAGAATTATCCTTACCCCAGAAACGGTGCATCTGCTTTTTTTCGGAGAAAAATTAAAACCGAAATTCAGCATCCATTTTCCTGCTAAAGAAGCTCATACCAATATGGAATGGGCAGATCTGGTTGTCAATACTACGGTTCATTCGCAGATCAACCAGATTAAGCTTTGGATAAAACACCATCAGACTTTAATGGAAGACTGGGGCATGAAAAAACAGATACTTCCCGGCTTCAGAGCTTTGTTTTATGGTCCTTCAGGAACAGGGAAAACCCTCACGGCAAGTCTTTTGGGGAAAGAGTTCAACAGGGATGTTTACAGGATAGATTTGTCTCAGGTTGTATCAAAATATATTGGCGAGACAGAGAAAAATTTAGAAAAAATATTTACGCTTGCCGAAAATAAAAACTGGATTTTGCTGTTTGATGAAGCAGATGCGCTTTTTGGGAAACGGACCAACGCAAAATCTTCCAATGACCGGTACGCCAATCAGGAAGTGAGTTACTTACTGCAACGGGTGGAAAGCTTTAACGGTCTGGTTATCCTTACGTCCAATTTTAAAAATAATATTGACGATGCTTTTTTAAGAAGATTCAATATCATTGTTAAATTTTCAAAACCTACGGTAGAAGAAAGAATAAAACTCTGGAACAATATGATCCCTGAAAATATTTCTGTTGATGGTGACCTGATTAACCAATTGGCTACAAATTATGAACTGACAGGAGCGCAAATTACTTCAGCTCTTATGAATTCTTCCTTACTGGCCATTGAAGAACAGACAGATGCTCTTTCCAAAGACCATTTATTATGGGGCATAAAAGCTGAATATGATAAAGAGGAAAGGCAGTTTAATCCTGATTGTTAG
- a CDS encoding helix-turn-helix domain-containing protein, whose amino-acid sequence MALINDLGKIIVFLFLLLSIFLITAKSPRKLPNYLFAAFLLVSVVDLSGFFLPPSDNNLIKGFKLSSILLQMPLYYLYVNSACYYNFTISRKHLLHGIPFLFFFGWFGLVGVTGQNDQVFDIVSTIQYYGYIVAVFWALRTFRKLYQENYSSQHDLTYKWLLRTTILFLIGNCFVMLRGFVRTDQTSFLMLYTFTSLYVLFVISWFVLNALYRPNLLAGINKDLIPVETANVPKEEPEQLKVLLKFMETEKPYLDDKLTLQKLAKLTDLQEKQLSVLINQHTGKHFFDFINEFRINDAKKLLKDQSQLTVLEILYEVGFNSKSSFYTAFKKETGITPTDYRKSVG is encoded by the coding sequence ATGGCATTAATAAATGATCTGGGCAAAATTATTGTTTTCTTGTTTTTACTGCTGAGCATTTTCCTGATCACGGCAAAATCGCCGAGAAAACTGCCCAACTATTTATTTGCTGCCTTCCTGCTGGTTTCCGTTGTTGATCTTTCCGGCTTTTTTCTTCCTCCTTCTGACAATAACCTGATCAAAGGGTTTAAATTATCAAGTATCCTGCTTCAGATGCCGCTCTATTATCTGTATGTGAATTCGGCCTGCTATTACAATTTTACGATCAGCAGAAAACATCTTCTGCATGGAATCCCATTCTTATTTTTTTTCGGATGGTTCGGTTTGGTGGGAGTTACAGGCCAGAATGACCAGGTATTTGACATTGTATCTACCATTCAGTATTACGGTTATATTGTTGCTGTATTTTGGGCGTTAAGGACTTTCAGAAAACTATACCAGGAAAATTACTCAAGCCAGCATGATCTTACTTATAAATGGTTACTGCGGACTACCATTCTTTTTTTGATCGGAAACTGCTTTGTAATGCTCAGAGGTTTTGTGAGGACTGATCAGACCTCCTTTTTAATGCTGTATACCTTTACCTCCCTGTATGTGCTGTTTGTGATCAGCTGGTTTGTGCTCAATGCCCTGTACCGTCCTAACCTTCTGGCCGGGATCAATAAGGATTTAATTCCTGTAGAGACAGCTAACGTCCCCAAAGAAGAACCAGAACAGCTGAAAGTTCTTTTGAAGTTTATGGAAACCGAAAAACCCTATCTGGATGATAAACTTACCCTGCAAAAACTGGCTAAACTGACCGACCTCCAGGAAAAACAATTGTCGGTACTGATCAACCAGCATACCGGAAAACACTTTTTTGATTTCATTAATGAGTTTAGAATCAATGATGCGAAAAAGCTTCTGAAAGACCAATCTCAATTAACCGTGCTGGAAATCTTATATGAAGTAGGCTTCAATTCGAAATCTTCATTTTATACCGCCTTTAAAAAAGAAACGGGCATAACACCTACAGATTACAGAAAATCAGTAGGTTAG
- a CDS encoding serine hydrolase domain-containing protein produces MKPIIKLTLFLFFVLTFGILSGQNSKNNETRNVDSLINIYTQKNAPGMAVGIIRDRKIIYKRTYGLANLEDRTPITDSTAFDIASVSKQFTAFVALLAEQEGKLSFEDDIRTYLPELAHLPYKITIRQLANHTHGLPDFTSIKRLQGFGDEFRVTNTEAVKTVLAIKSINFQPGSQYRYNNTGFMLLAEILHRVYKKEFNQILREYIFDPLKMNHSMAVDDPEKIIPNKAESYRKNAAAYSKYPLGQMENGSSNIFTTLDDLCVWAANFQKPLIGSREMYNTMQQNTMLNTGERVEYGLGLQTGTYKGLDIVFHGGGTAGYRSYILHIPAHHLSIVLAGNNGAFDGLFIAYGLVDVLLGAHQIISPPAVKPHYTSAELKKFEGMYEIDPGNYIEVSTDGKNLYFSSDQTPLPVMEDRQFGIPAIPTGTLTFQTNSLIYSVGDFKFACKKVMLKPQKEVHLNLNQFVGFYKNEDFNTVYQLVVENNKLIARHPINPDITLYLSNAKRAYSYRSFFGRIDFKRDKNQTITGFMLSGSNFSHVEFKKIK; encoded by the coding sequence ATGAAGCCAATAATTAAACTTACTTTATTCCTTTTTTTCGTACTGACTTTTGGAATACTCTCCGGACAAAACAGCAAAAATAATGAGACCAGAAATGTAGATTCTCTTATTAACATTTATACTCAGAAGAATGCTCCCGGAATGGCTGTAGGAATTATAAGAGACCGAAAAATTATTTACAAAAGAACATACGGGCTGGCCAATCTTGAAGACCGTACTCCTATAACAGACTCCACTGCTTTTGATATCGCATCGGTTTCCAAACAATTTACCGCATTTGTAGCTCTTTTAGCAGAACAGGAAGGTAAACTGTCATTTGAGGATGATATCCGGACCTATCTCCCGGAATTGGCGCATTTACCTTATAAAATTACAATACGGCAACTGGCTAATCATACCCATGGCCTGCCTGATTTCACAAGCATCAAAAGATTACAGGGATTTGGAGATGAATTCCGGGTGACCAATACGGAAGCGGTAAAGACCGTTTTAGCCATTAAAAGCATCAATTTTCAACCTGGCAGCCAGTATCGGTATAATAACACTGGATTTATGTTGCTTGCTGAGATTCTTCACCGGGTTTATAAAAAAGAGTTCAACCAGATTCTCAGAGAATATATTTTTGATCCGCTTAAAATGAATCATTCCATGGCAGTAGATGATCCGGAGAAAATTATTCCGAATAAAGCTGAATCTTACCGGAAAAATGCTGCTGCGTATTCTAAATATCCTCTTGGGCAGATGGAGAACGGTTCTTCAAATATTTTCACAACGCTTGATGACCTGTGTGTATGGGCTGCTAATTTTCAGAAACCTCTCATCGGCAGCAGGGAAATGTACAATACAATGCAGCAAAATACCATGCTGAATACAGGAGAAAGAGTAGAGTACGGCCTGGGACTGCAGACAGGAACTTATAAAGGTCTGGATATTGTTTTTCACGGTGGGGGTACTGCAGGGTACAGATCCTATATTCTGCATATTCCGGCGCATCATTTATCAATTGTACTGGCCGGGAATAATGGAGCTTTTGATGGTTTATTCATTGCCTACGGACTGGTTGATGTATTGCTGGGAGCGCATCAGATTATTTCTCCCCCGGCTGTAAAACCACATTATACCTCTGCCGAACTGAAGAAATTTGAAGGAATGTATGAAATTGATCCCGGAAATTATATTGAGGTATCAACTGATGGGAAGAACCTGTATTTTAGTAGTGATCAAACACCTTTACCCGTGATGGAAGACCGTCAGTTTGGAATTCCTGCAATACCAACCGGAACCCTTACATTTCAGACAAATTCACTGATTTACAGCGTTGGGGATTTTAAATTTGCGTGTAAAAAAGTGATGTTAAAGCCTCAGAAAGAAGTACATTTAAATCTTAATCAATTTGTCGGATTCTATAAAAACGAGGATTTTAATACGGTATATCAATTGGTGGTAGAAAACAATAAACTGATTGCCAGACACCCGATAAATCCGGATATCACGCTATATCTTTCAAATGCAAAAAGAGCTTATTCTTATAGATCATTCTTTGGAAGGATTGATTTTAAAAGAGATAAAAATCAGACTATTACCGGATTTATGCTGTCAGGTTCCAACTTCAGTCATGTTGAATTCAAAAAGATAAAATAG
- a CDS encoding response regulator transcription factor, which produces MEEINRFFNDKNDVRNDAEIDRSQVGEYLEAIKAFSRLTYQSLYVVDYQTRGFDYVSENPLFLCGKSSEEVKEMGYAFYFQNVKPEDVELLIKINEAGFNFYDKIPVAERKLYSISYDFNLINGKRNMVLVNHKLTPMFLTEEGKIWKALCIVSLSSSTSAGNIVISKEGSQNLWKYTPETDLWLKDEKVKLSQRESEILSLYASGLTINEIADKIFISADTVKFHRKKLFEKIGVNNIAEALAYAKTNKLL; this is translated from the coding sequence ATGGAAGAAATAAACAGATTTTTTAACGATAAAAATGATGTCCGTAATGATGCTGAAATAGACCGCAGCCAGGTCGGGGAATACCTGGAAGCGATCAAAGCATTTTCCAGACTTACGTATCAGAGCCTGTATGTGGTAGACTACCAGACCAGAGGATTTGATTATGTCTCTGAAAATCCCCTTTTTCTCTGCGGAAAATCTTCGGAAGAAGTAAAAGAAATGGGGTACGCTTTTTATTTTCAGAATGTAAAGCCTGAAGATGTGGAGCTCCTGATTAAAATCAATGAAGCCGGATTTAATTTTTATGATAAAATTCCGGTGGCCGAAAGGAAACTGTATTCCATTTCTTATGATTTTAATCTGATTAACGGCAAAAGAAATATGGTTCTGGTCAATCATAAGCTGACCCCCATGTTCCTTACAGAAGAAGGGAAGATCTGGAAAGCATTATGTATTGTTTCGCTTTCGAGCAGTACTTCGGCAGGAAATATTGTGATCAGCAAGGAAGGTTCGCAAAACCTTTGGAAATATACTCCTGAAACTGATCTGTGGTTAAAAGATGAAAAAGTAAAACTTTCGCAAAGAGAATCCGAAATCCTGAGTCTTTACGCCAGTGGGCTTACCATCAATGAAATTGCAGATAAAATATTTATTTCCGCAGATACTGTAAAGTTTCACAGGAAAAAACTCTTTGAAAAAATTGGAGTCAACAATATTGCCGAGGCATTGGCATATGCTAAAACCAACAAACTGCTCTAA
- a CDS encoding L,D-transpeptidase encodes MKKTFLYACFCAAMLVSCKKEIDKISDTLKDTVSSSETPGVEKDSVKKDSVVQKESVPPAMQENGFYNALALPKDKKLRDSVYAEFSKKYNEKERYAILALNRLDSKNKWNSDTLVVPAKIDTTLMSYSPFPMQLDILSGVKKFVIFSYPIQAYGVYSNGSLVKWGPTSMGKKAAQTTRGLTFANWKKKLSISTVSSEWKLPYNFNIHNTGGIGWHQYDLPGYPASHSCLRLLMKDAQWLYSYADTWILNPGGATTKAKGTPVMVFGDYKWGGRKPWRKLLDDPNANNISVEEMTKLLEPHVDKMIKEQDNREKVADSIKTAKAMALPEQTEKPAELPVN; translated from the coding sequence GTGAAAAAAACATTTTTATATGCCTGTTTTTGTGCTGCAATGCTGGTTTCATGTAAAAAAGAAATTGACAAAATAAGCGATACTTTAAAAGATACCGTTTCTTCCTCAGAAACTCCGGGTGTAGAAAAAGATTCAGTAAAGAAAGATTCCGTTGTACAAAAAGAATCTGTGCCCCCTGCCATGCAGGAAAATGGATTCTACAATGCATTAGCCCTTCCGAAAGATAAGAAGCTGAGAGATTCCGTATATGCAGAATTCAGCAAGAAATATAACGAAAAGGAACGCTATGCGATCCTGGCATTAAACAGACTGGATTCTAAAAATAAATGGAACTCCGACACGCTGGTAGTGCCTGCTAAAATAGACACAACATTGATGTCTTATTCACCTTTTCCTATGCAGCTTGATATCTTAAGCGGAGTGAAAAAGTTTGTGATCTTTTCCTATCCTATACAGGCTTACGGGGTTTATTCCAACGGAAGCCTTGTGAAATGGGGCCCAACGAGTATGGGAAAAAAAGCTGCACAGACGACCCGCGGACTTACCTTTGCCAACTGGAAAAAGAAACTATCGATCTCCACGGTAAGCAGCGAGTGGAAACTTCCGTATAATTTCAATATTCATAACACCGGCGGTATAGGATGGCATCAGTATGATCTTCCGGGATATCCGGCTTCACACTCATGCTTACGTTTGCTGATGAAAGATGCCCAGTGGCTGTATTCCTATGCAGATACCTGGATTCTGAATCCGGGAGGAGCCACTACCAAAGCCAAAGGAACTCCTGTAATGGTATTCGGGGATTATAAATGGGGTGGAAGAAAACCCTGGAGAAAACTCCTGGATGATCCCAATGCGAATAATATTTCCGTAGAAGAAATGACCAAACTCCTTGAACCTCATGTTGATAAAATGATCAAAGAACAGGATAACAGGGAAAAAGTAGCTGATTCTATCAAAACGGCCAAAGCTATGGCATTACCGGAGCAAACCGAAAAGCCTGCTGAATTGCCTGTTAATTAG
- a CDS encoding PDZ domain-containing protein: MKIKLFFLVLFLSIFLSAQNSFEVINAKKVVIPFRLINNLILIPINVNGAELTFLLDTGVAETILFSLDNQEVKLENIEKMKFSGLGGNLSIDGFKSDRNIGKIGKHVINSSMLLFIVIDEEFNISSHIGVPVNGVIGYHFFKNHPISIDYVSKKITIYQDPEVFKKKVRKFDELPMSIEKDKPYIHADVEMTNEKKSSKLLIDLGNSDAIWLFPTLIKDFVYNRPNIDDYLGRGFNGDIYGKRSRIHNFYLKDFKFEKPLTSMPDEYSIQHVNLVKDRKGSVGGEIMRRFTTVFDYPGKKLYLKKNKNYNDPFHFNMSGLDFRQDGLEWHEDRVKIEPKHVSQVSSGTDIPISNNFQYKFTLKPIFSVAGVRKDSPAFNVGLKKDDRIISINGSRTADMTMEKILELMKSEEGRNITMVITRKNKEMTFNFVLEDPIPYQE; encoded by the coding sequence ATGAAAATAAAGCTATTTTTTCTGGTATTGTTCCTTAGCATTTTTCTGAGTGCCCAGAACTCTTTTGAGGTCATCAACGCAAAGAAAGTAGTGATCCCTTTTAGGCTTATCAACAATCTTATTTTAATTCCTATCAACGTAAATGGTGCAGAACTGACTTTTTTACTGGATACTGGAGTAGCAGAGACGATTCTTTTCAGCCTGGATAATCAGGAAGTGAAGCTGGAGAACATAGAAAAGATGAAATTTTCAGGACTCGGGGGAAATTTGAGTATCGACGGCTTTAAATCTGACCGTAATATAGGAAAAATAGGCAAACATGTGATCAATTCATCAATGCTTTTATTCATTGTAATTGATGAGGAATTCAACATCTCTTCACACATCGGAGTTCCGGTAAACGGTGTTATAGGATATCATTTTTTTAAGAACCACCCGATCTCAATAGATTACGTATCAAAAAAAATAACGATTTACCAGGATCCGGAAGTCTTTAAGAAGAAAGTCCGCAAGTTTGATGAGCTGCCCATGAGCATAGAAAAGGACAAACCTTACATCCATGCCGATGTAGAAATGACCAATGAAAAGAAAAGCTCTAAACTGTTAATAGACCTTGGAAACAGTGATGCCATATGGCTCTTCCCTACCCTTATCAAAGACTTTGTATATAACAGGCCTAATATTGACGATTATCTTGGTCGGGGTTTCAATGGAGATATTTACGGTAAAAGAAGCCGGATTCACAATTTTTATCTTAAAGATTTTAAATTTGAAAAGCCTCTCACCTCGATGCCCGATGAATACTCTATCCAGCACGTCAACCTTGTAAAGGACCGGAAAGGATCTGTAGGAGGGGAAATTATGCGCAGGTTTACAACGGTTTTTGATTATCCCGGAAAAAAATTATACCTGAAAAAAAACAAGAATTACAACGATCCTTTTCATTTTAATATGAGCGGGCTGGACTTCAGACAGGATGGCCTGGAGTGGCACGAAGACCGCGTGAAAATTGAGCCCAAACATGTATCACAGGTTTCCTCAGGTACAGACATTCCCATATCCAATAACTTCCAGTACAAATTTACATTAAAACCTATCTTTTCTGTAGCCGGGGTCCGTAAAGACTCTCCTGCATTTAATGTCGGCCTGAAAAAAGATGACCGGATTATTTCCATCAACGGAAGCCGGACTGCTGACATGACCATGGAAAAAATTCTGGAACTGATGAAATCTGAGGAAGGAAGAAACATCACGATGGTCATCACAAGAAAAAATAAGGAAATGACATTTAATTTTGTTCTGGAAGATCCTATCCCATACCAAGAATAG